One window from the genome of Methylomarinovum caldicuralii encodes:
- a CDS encoding host attachment protein: MKKTWVVVAEGSRARIFEANSRVKPMTELEDLSHPKSRAKVLDINADNAGKVYDRMGQGIHHMESEVDPKTHEADMFAKEVAEHIEKARATNRFEELVLVGEPKFIGMVRKHLHAPTLKTLVKTVSKNLIRADEETIRKAAIELE, from the coding sequence ATGAAGAAAACGTGGGTCGTCGTCGCTGAAGGCAGCCGGGCGCGGATCTTCGAGGCCAACAGCCGCGTCAAGCCGATGACGGAACTGGAAGATCTGTCCCATCCCAAGTCCCGCGCCAAGGTGCTCGACATCAACGCCGACAACGCCGGCAAGGTGTACGATCGCATGGGCCAGGGCATCCATCACATGGAAAGCGAGGTCGATCCCAAGACCCACGAGGCTGACATGTTCGCCAAGGAGGTCGCCGAACACATCGAAAAGGCCCGGGCCACCAACCGGTTCGAAGAGCTGGTGCTGGTCGGCGAGCCCAAATTCATCGGCATGGTGCGCAAGCACCTGCATGCGCCGACCCTGAAGACGCTGGTCAAGACTGTGAGCAAGAACCTGATCCGGGCGGATGAGGAAACCATCCGCAAGGCCGCCATCGAGCTGGAATGA
- the glk gene encoding glucokinase: MKRLLAGDIGGTKTWLCLAEVAGGRVRVIARERFPSGDFERFEAVLARFRARWPAPVDAACFGVAGPVKDGVCRTTNLPWVLDAAVLSRQLDGAPVALLNDLEAAAHGILALPPDQFIALNPRARERADAHRAVIAAGTGLGEALLIRSGDGVTVVATEGGHCDFAPRDAREDALLAWLRRSYPDHVSYERAVSGPGLALLYRFLREREPARESAQVAAAMATADPAAVVSRGALEWGDPLCLETLRWFAALYGAEAGNLALKSLALGGIYIAGGIAPKILPVLQQGHFLAGFTAKGRYRELLAEVPLQVVLFTEVVLLGALAWGCRHLLGVGEAAVYNGLRESESLTQGEADHEENVGRRR, translated from the coding sequence ATGAAGCGGCTGCTGGCGGGGGACATCGGCGGCACCAAGACCTGGCTGTGTCTGGCCGAGGTGGCCGGCGGCCGGGTGCGGGTGATCGCCCGCGAGCGTTTTCCCAGCGGGGATTTCGAGCGTTTCGAGGCGGTGCTGGCGCGCTTCCGCGCCCGCTGGCCGGCGCCTGTGGATGCCGCTTGCTTCGGGGTCGCCGGGCCGGTGAAGGATGGCGTCTGCCGTACCACCAATCTGCCCTGGGTGCTGGATGCCGCTGTTCTGTCGCGGCAGTTGGACGGCGCTCCGGTGGCGCTGCTCAACGATCTGGAGGCGGCCGCCCACGGCATCCTGGCACTGCCGCCGGATCAGTTCATAGCCTTGAATCCCCGGGCCCGGGAACGGGCTGATGCCCATCGGGCGGTGATCGCCGCCGGCACCGGCCTGGGGGAGGCGCTGCTGATCCGCAGCGGCGACGGCGTCACCGTGGTGGCGACCGAAGGCGGTCACTGCGATTTCGCCCCCCGCGATGCGCGCGAGGACGCGCTGCTGGCGTGGCTGCGGCGCAGCTATCCGGACCACGTCAGTTACGAGCGGGCGGTGTCCGGGCCGGGGCTGGCGCTGTTGTACCGCTTCCTGCGCGAGCGGGAACCGGCGCGGGAGAGCGCGCAAGTGGCGGCGGCGATGGCGACGGCCGATCCGGCTGCCGTGGTCAGCCGCGGGGCGCTGGAATGGGGCGATCCCCTGTGCCTCGAGACGCTGCGTTGGTTCGCCGCGCTTTACGGCGCCGAGGCGGGCAATCTGGCCTTGAAAAGCCTGGCCTTGGGCGGCATTTATATCGCAGGCGGGATCGCACCGAAGATCCTGCCGGTATTGCAGCAGGGCCATTTTCTCGCCGGCTTCACCGCCAAGGGGCGCTACCGGGAACTGCTGGCGGAGGTGCCGCTGCAGGTGGTGCTGTTCACCGAGGTGGTGCTGCTCGGCGCGCTGGCCTGGGGCTGCCGCCATCTGCTCGGTGTGGGGGAGGCGGCGGTGTACAATGGTCTGCGGGAATCTGAATCACTGACACAAGGAGAAGCCGATCATGAAGAAAACGTGGGTCGTCGTCGCTGA
- a CDS encoding secondary thiamine-phosphate synthase enzyme YjbQ: protein MWVQKRLVLSPRPRGFHLVTRELLEQLPEIRDFRVGLAHFFIQHTSASLTINENADPTVRADMEAHFRHFVPEDAPYYRHTLEGPDDMPAHIKASLLGSSVTVPIGGGRLLLGTWQGIYLGEHRNHGGRRTVIATLQGE, encoded by the coding sequence ACTCGTCCTTTCCCCCAGGCCGCGCGGGTTTCATCTGGTCACCCGCGAGTTGCTGGAACAGCTGCCGGAGATCCGGGATTTCCGGGTCGGGCTGGCCCATTTCTTCATCCAGCACACCTCCGCCTCCCTGACCATCAACGAGAATGCCGATCCCACCGTGCGGGCCGACATGGAGGCGCATTTTCGCCATTTCGTCCCTGAGGACGCCCCCTACTACCGCCATACCCTGGAAGGGCCGGACGACATGCCGGCCCATATCAAGGCGTCGCTGCTGGGATCCTCGGTGACCGTCCCCATCGGCGGGGGACGGCTGCTGCTGGGCACCTGGCAGGGCATTTATCTGGGCGAACACCGTAACCACGGCGGGCGGCGCACCGTGATCGCCACCCTGCAGGGCGAATGA